In a genomic window of Littorina saxatilis isolate snail1 linkage group LG6, US_GU_Lsax_2.0, whole genome shotgun sequence:
- the LOC138969217 gene encoding nuclear factor related to kappa-B-binding protein-like: protein MAEPPLPAMNPGGSTPAPRMERCLLGKEMIMLPEALNGQTSIFEHVMSLDMWNTVLDDEERKRLKALLPSFPEEADTETEKEETIKRLFGGENFKFGNPLQQFHQKMKDGKLSPEIARCNSLLRKFKKREYKFSQQNHCSQLLNEVLLSRERTMNMRNGLPPDVPLPFRHAPKRDSKKALKTRVNKNYNRILKEAREECNLEDTSSEEEETINPVQRSKRQLHRSLGPIPSPEPTTPSVVATFANKPSILNGDISGTDSVKRPRALSPVEITDEHYRQMLKRHKRRKVEDPGIPELDTADITLQDILSRCQASKKANKIVAATNGEAGPEVGSQATPAAKKKQRVREKGEKKLKRKVTTVKVEPAEVGEGPLSLQPTSANLDVHSDLLTHRDDDGVPDFPLPDTLPQRLTMGQADNFFSLLRDIICDFPDTKATTAKLEERVREWQESPASALNSWVHFQQNWVECVVSALKFLSGDVLGLSVENFVPFLDYKERAQQWKWIGAGRDANPQLSPLSRHWLKHRSTAPVDGLSSSQGSPPPVRTKTNFVVRPTTTAEKALYQEQEHRRFDNPHRAFTYHLHGYDSVVGPVKGVYNKENAVTKAREHNLLVSDRPAFVTILTLVRDAAARLPNGEGTRGDICELLKDSQFLAPGVTDTQINTVVSGALDRLHSEKDPCVKYDVNSKLWIYLHRSRTEEEFERIHQAQGAAAKAKKSLQRPKTSKAIKDHMSQSTTASVKAALAQNMAAAASNSGELKMDSITSLMGTSSPVGQSAKTLSEASPASQARSSKAKQAAAARSAAAAAAAAAAATAAAASTTIPAPTATPSIATPSRKASAKSQHASVSKSRTPVVSVTASAAASLLGSRAQSTGLGGVAHNGSLLAGLGKAASPLTGTKPPVVTVTKQGLTPGSKVGGNSPAARQSPIILTQDPGSRSSTPTTVTVATPPPTGKLVTLAQTSGIGSAGVVVTGTADNAMITRLVQQVAGGQQVVSVGNLPTGSLAQVTGQQRGTTLKIQGGSIVQPMVGGKPVRLSGKPLLQLGGKGGQPLSVIQTSQGQISTLSLIPQALSTTAQLTSVASKTANSTSGTSSPVTLTMVGSTPHSKAAVLASSGATTLSAQAKVVTPSQAGMVVTQLAPGISLRPAGLAGTSQAKMMAAGQAGLVPAQFIVQQAPNSSQAGAQGTPMVVSQAGKGGQQNIQVVRTVLSQQGLKPGQATILISQPALQQAAAASGSVISSAQVIHTAGASPGGPGKVTGRGSPKGKAQPVYARIITPPPGMKLTTVGPGQVQGPGGMLQTVGKLLAGLPTTVGGGGITIPSCVTMTIPSSSASPAVVVATTQSLSAGQSLLKSQPSDSSDTSNTDSQT from the exons ACAAGCATTTTTGAGCATGTGATGTCATTGGACATGTGGAATACAGTGTTGGACGATGAAGAGCGGAAGCGGCTGAAG GCTTTGCTGCCATCATTTCCTGAAGAAGCTGATACTGAAACTGAAAAGGAAGAAACAATAAA GCGACTGTTTGGTGGAGAAAACTTCAAGTTTGGGAATCCACTACAGCAGTTTCACCAGAAGATGAAAG ATGGTAAACTTTCACCAGAAATTGCACGATGCAACAGTCTGCTGCGAAAATTCAAAAAGCGAGAATACAAGTTCTCTCAGCAAAATCACTGCTCTCAGCTGCTCAACGAGGTTCTTCTGTCTAGAGAG AGAACAATGAACATGAGAAATGGCTTACCCCCCGACGTACCACTGCCTTTCCGACATGCTCCTAAGCGTGACAGTAAGAAAGCTCTCAAGACCCGTGTCAACAAAAATTACAACAG GATTCTGAAAGAAGCACGTGAAGAATGCAATTTAGAAGACACCTCATCAGAAGAGGAGGAGACCATCA ATCCTGTGCAGAGAAGCAAGCGACAGCTGCACAGATCACTGGGCCCCATCCCCTCCCCGGAACCCACCACTCCCAGTGTTGTGGCCACCTTTGCCAACAAACCCTCCATCCTCAACGGGGACATCTCAG GTACCGACAGTGTAAAAAGGCCGCGAGCGCTGAGTCCTGTGGAGATCACAGATGAACATTACCGGCAGATGTTGAAGAGACATAAGCGGCGCAAGGTGGAAGATCCT GGTATACCCGAGTTGGACACCGCAGACATCACGTTACAGGACATCCTCAGTCGCTGCCAGGCCAGCAAGAAGGCCAACAAAATTGTTGCAG CCACCAATGGAGAGGCAGGGCCAGAAGTGGGTTCACAAGCCACCCCAGCAGCCAAGAAGAAGCAACGTGTTCGTGAGAAGGGCGAGAAGAAGCTGAAGCGCAAAGTCACCACGGTGAAGGTTGAGCCTGCGGAGGTGGGGGAGGGGCCGTTATCCTTGCAACCCACTTCTGCCAACCTGGACGTCCATTCTGACCTCTTGACTCATCGTGATGACGATGGTGTGCCTGACTTCCCTCTGCCTGA CACATTACCACAACGACTGACGATGGGCCAGGCCGACAATTTCTTCAGCCTTCTGCGTGATATTATCTGTGATTTCCCCGACACCAAGGCCACCACTGCAAAG ctggAGGAGCGGGTGCGGGAGTGGCAAGAATCTCCGGCCAGTGCTCTCAACTCCTGGGTTCACTTCCAGCAGAACTGGGTCGAATGTGTCGTCTCTGCGCTCAAGTTTCTCTCAGGGGATGTTTTAG gTCTGAGCGTTGAGAACTTTGTACCCTTTCTGGACTACAAGGAAAGGGCCCAGCAGTGGAAATGGATAGGGGCAGGGAGAGACGCCAACCCTCAGTTGTCTCCCCTGTCTCGACACTGGCTGAAGCACAGAAGCACAGCGCCTGTCGACGGTCTGAGCAGCAGTCAGGGCTCTCCGCCGCCTGTTAGAAC AAAAACAAATTTCGTGGTTCGGCCAACTACAACAGCAGAAAAAGCCCTTTACCAAGAACAG GAACACCGACGGTTTGACAATCCACACCGTGCCTTCACGTACCATCTCCATGGCTACGACTCGGTGGTGGGACCAGTGAAGGGTGTCTACAACAAGGAGAATGCTGTCACCAAGGCCAGGGAACACAACCTGCTGGTTTCTGATCGCCCCGCGTTTGTCACCATTCTCACTCTTG TGAGAGACGCAGCGGCAAGGCTGCCAAACGGAGAAGGAACGAGAGGAGACATCTGTGAACTGCTCAAGGACTCACAATTTCTCGCTCCAGGTGTCACTGACACTCAG ATTAACACAGTGGTTAGTGGAGCCCTGGATCGTCTGCACTCTGAGAAAGATCCATGTGTCAAGTACGACGTCAACTCCAAACTCTGGATCTACCTCCATCGCAGCCGCACAGAGGAGGAGTTTG AGCGGATCCACCAGGCGCAGGGAGCTGCAGCCAAAGCCAAGAAGTCTCTACAGCGCCCCAAGACCTCAAAGGCA ATCAAGGACCACATGTCACAGTCCACAACAGCATCGGTGAAGGCAGCGCTGGCTCAGAACATGGCCGCGGCTGCCTCCAACAGTGGAGAGCTCAAAATGGACAGCATTACCTCCCTTATGGGGACCTCATCACCAGTGGGACAGTCGGCCAAAACCTTGAGCGAGGCATCACCTGCATCACAG GCTCGCAGCTCAAAGGCCAAGCAGGCAGCAGCAGCCAggtcagcagcagcagctgcagCAGCTGCAGCAGCCGCTACAGCAGCAGCCGCCTCCACCACAATCCCTGCACCCACTGCCACACCCTCCATCGCCACCCCCAGTCGCAAGGCTTCGGCCAAGTCCCAGCATGCCTCGGTCAGCAAGAGTCGCACTCCAGTGGTCAGTGTGACGGCGAGTGCTGCGGCCAGTTTGCTGGGGTCACGCGCACAAAGCACGGGGCTAGGAGGTGTCGCTCACAACGGGTCACTGCTGGCGGGGCTTGGCAAG GCTGCCTCCCCTCTCACCGGGACCAAACCCCCTGTGGTCACTGTCACCAAGCAGGGCCTGACACCCGGCAGCAAAGTGGGGGGAAATTCCCCTGCAGCCAGACAGTCCCCCATCATCCTCACCCAGGACCCTGGCTCCCGTTCCTCCACCCCCACGACCGTTACTGTcgccacccctccccccacaggCAAGCTGGTCACTCTGGCCCAGACGTCCGGCATAGGTAGTGCGGGTGTGGTGGTCACCGGCACCGCTGACAATGCCATGATCACACGCCTGGTGCAGCAGGTGGCAGGAGGTCAGCAGGTCGTCTCTGTCGGCAACCTTCCTACCGGGAGCTTGGCTCAGGTGACGGGGCAGCAGCGAGGcactacgctgaaaatacaag GTGGCAGCATTGTTCAGCCCATGGTGGGAGGCAAGCCTGTACGCCTGAGCGGAAAGCCACTGCTGCAGCTGGGGGGCAAGGGGGGACAACCGCTGAGCGTGATCCAGACTTCGCAAGGTCAGATCTCCACGCTCAGTCTCATCCCCCAGGCCCTGTCCACCACCGCTCAGCTCACGTCCGTTGCTAGCAAGACCGCCAACT CTACGAGCGGCACGAGTTCTCCAGTCACGCTGACCATGGTGGGGTCAACTCCCCATTCGAAGGCCGCTGTCCTGGCTAGCTCAGGGGCCACCACTCTCTCTGCTCAGGCCAAAGTTGTCACCCCTTCTCAGGCCGGTATGGTCGTCACCCAGCTGGCTCCTGGAATCTCCTTACGTCCAG CAGGTCTAGCGGGGACGTCGCAGGCCAAGATGATGGCAGCAGGGCAGGCTGGTCTGGTCCCCGCTCAGTTCATCGTACAGCAGGCACCCAACTCCTCGCAGGCTGGTGCACAGG GTACGCCCATGGTGGTGAGCCAGGCGGGCAAGGGGGGCCAGCAGAACATCCAGGTAGTGCGCACAGTGCTGTCCCAACAAGGCCTCAAGCCCGGTCAGGCCACCATCCTTATCTCCCAGCCTGCACTGCAGCAAGCCGCCGCCGCCTCAGGGAGCGTCATCTCCTCAGCCCAGGTGATCCACACGGCGGGGGCCAGCCCGGGAGGGCCTGGGAAAGTCACCGGGCGGGGGTCCCCCAAGGGCAAAGCGCAGCCCGTGTATGCACGCATCATCACGCCTCCTCCTGGCATGAAGCTGACCACGGTGGGTCCCGGCCAGGTACAAGGGCCCGGGGGCATGCTGCAGACTGTCGGCAAGCTCCTGGCTGGCCTGCCCACTACGGTTGGTGGAGGGGGAATCACAATTCCCTCCTGTGTTACCATGACAATACCTTCCTCTTCTGCGTCTCCTGCGGTGGTGGTTGCAACCACACAGAGCCTCTCCGCGGGGCAGTCGTTGCTGAAATCTCAGCCCTCAGACAGCAGTGACACTAGTAACACAGACTCACAGACATAG